The genomic stretch TCTACCACGGGAAATTGGCCATAGCCTGCGAACCCTTTCTACGGCTGTTGCACCAGAGATTGCAACCTTTATGTGATCAGCTTAAGGTGATCTCAAAGCAAGTCGTCAGTGACCTTCAAATTAACCTGCTTAATCGCTTTGAGCTGGCCTTAACCTGGACGGTTGAAGCCAATATTAATGTCTATTGTCTTCAGAATAAGATCGCCAAATCAGCCGATGATCCAGAGGCTTATCTGGCCTACCTGGAACAGACTTTTCAAGACGGTTGGAGTTATCACCGCTTTTATTTTCAGTTTCCTGTACTAGCACGTTGGTTAGCTCAGGTAACTGGTTTCTTGTGTGATTTTGGTGAGGAAGTGATTCAGCGTTTGGCTAGGGATTGCGAGCAAATCAGTGGGAGGTTATTCTCCGGGAAACCCATAACCCAAGTCAAATCCTTTAAGTTAGGCAACTCGGATTACCATGCTGGCGGCAAGAGCGTAGTGATCGTGGAACTGGAGCTGATTAACTCTGAGCCAGCAACAATTGTTTATAAGCCTCGCTGTATTCAATCTGAAGCAGCGATGCAAGGGCTGCTAGAAACCTTGACTAGGGATAAGGTGGTTGAGTTTGCCAGCTATGGAGTGCTCTGTCGAGATGGCTATGGTTATGCAGAGTTTATTGCTTCTGGTAAAAACCATGTCCAAAGTCAAGCTTCTGCTGAGGGATTTTATCAGCAACTCGGGGGATTTCTCAGCATTTTCTACATCCTAGGGGGAGGCGATCTGCATTTTGAAAACATCCTAGTTGCTGATGGGAAGGGGTTTATTTGCGACTGCGAAACGGTTTTGGAAGTGTTGCCCCTTGGCATGGACAAAATGCCCGGTACAGTACTCGATTCAGTTTTCAAGACAGGTTTGCTGGAATGGCCAGACCCGGAGGATAAAAATGAAATGAAATTGAGCGGGTCTAGGGGCGGCGACTCCTACGAAATACCCCATCAAGTTCCTAAAGTGAACGAGGCTAAGATGTCATTAGCCCTGGGTGTTGAATATCAATCGGGAATTCGGGTCGAATTCGAAGCAACCAATCGCATCTATTACCAAGGTCAGCTCGTACAGCCACAGGAGTACAAAGATGCCATTGTTGAGGGATTTAACCGAGTTTATAACTGGTTTCGAGAAAACCCCACTAAAGCCGCAACGTCCCTCCAAGACTTATTTTATCCCTCATTAGTGCGCTTCATTAATTGGGGAACCCAAGCCTATGCCAAGTTAATCATCGCCGCTCGCCATCCCAAATGTCTTGCCGAACCCCTAGAAGTGGATTTGCTGTTCAACACCTTAAAAGAGCATCAACGAAAGTGGGACAATCAAGGGAAACTGGCTGAGCTAGAACTAGCATCCCTGTGGCAATGGGATATCCCCATCTTCTCAGCTAAGGCAACTGGCTCTCTAGATTTAATCCACAATTACCAACAATCCCTGCCAGATGCGATCGCGATTTCCCCATTGGACAATGCACTCAAACGCATTGAAAAATTATCTGAGGAGAACCGAATCCGGCAGAACCAGTACATCTACAGTAGCCTATCCACAGACGAACTCAATAGTCCCTACTTTATCGCTTCAGCGGTTAATTACGCCCAGCAAATTGGTTGGCAGTTGTGGGAATTGCTCGAACCCGATCCGAGTAAGGCTCCATGGCAAACCTGCGACTATACAGCTACTGGAAAACGTGTGGTAGATATCGGGCCAGATATTTACACGGGTTCAGCAGGGATTTGCCTATTTTTGGCTTATCTCGATGCCCTTCACCCCCAGCCAGAATTTCGTCAAGCAGCAGAACGAGCCTTCAAGCACGCCATGGAGCACCCTAGTTCACCCTTCGTTGGGGCGTACCAGGGCA from Moorena sp. SIOASIH encodes the following:
- a CDS encoding type 2 lanthipeptide synthetase LanM family protein, with the protein product MVDDSVLEELACRASNLAERTLIVERLAKGQGKARCTNQLEPLDSWNIKKLVGKLAVQVLRDSYEQEGKVSQSIIEDLQQLLTEYKLYERNWDELSEADRLEFVKPHRQWLETYRAAIATLDLPKGDFLGSSWYEPDIYHGKLAIACEPFLRLLHQRLQPLCDQLKVISKQVVSDLQINLLNRFELALTWTVEANINVYCLQNKIAKSADDPEAYLAYLEQTFQDGWSYHRFYFQFPVLARWLAQVTGFLCDFGEEVIQRLARDCEQISGRLFSGKPITQVKSFKLGNSDYHAGGKSVVIVELELINSEPATIVYKPRCIQSEAAMQGLLETLTRDKVVEFASYGVLCRDGYGYAEFIASGKNHVQSQASAEGFYQQLGGFLSIFYILGGGDLHFENILVADGKGFICDCETVLEVLPLGMDKMPGTVLDSVFKTGLLEWPDPEDKNEMKLSGSRGGDSYEIPHQVPKVNEAKMSLALGVEYQSGIRVEFEATNRIYYQGQLVQPQEYKDAIVEGFNRVYNWFRENPTKAATSLQDLFYPSLVRFINWGTQAYAKLIIAARHPKCLAEPLEVDLLFNTLKEHQRKWDNQGKLAELELASLWQWDIPIFSAKATGSLDLIHNYQQSLPDAIAISPLDNALKRIEKLSEENRIRQNQYIYSSLSTDELNSPYFIASAVNYAQQIGWQLWELLEPDPSKAPWQTCDYTATGKRVVDIGPDIYTGSAGICLFLAYLDALHPQPEFRQAAERAFKHAMEHPSSPFVGAYQGTAGLIYLLTHLAQLWDRPELLERAVELTHELMPRIPQDKYFDLLLGVTGVIPVMLGLANTTSGQGRDSAIDCAVQSAQYLLQGATRQGDTLSWEGGRPDLNQQNLTGFSHGSSGPGWALILLGCDLDKQEYIQAGRQCFAYEATHFDREQKDWYDLRKSIMVADRNEPHFANAWCNGSAGIGLSRIASWAALGKNDEDILREAYAALNATLRNFDKLGNDSLCHGRSGNAELLLRFSQLRDTPYLQMEANVQAQAQWRRFEKARTWLCGSTTKDLFPDLMLGIAGMGMHFLRLAYPERVPSPLMLDPPPSA